A region of Paenibacillus sp. JNUCC-31 DNA encodes the following proteins:
- a CDS encoding TrkH family potassium uptake protein: MNVQWMRLSPPRILVLGFAGIILLGTLLLMFPASSRSGVSLPFIDALFTATSAVCVTGLVVVDTGTHFSTLGQIIIAILIQIGGLGFMTMSTLVAIAFKRRISLRERLILQEAMNQSTMEGIVRLIRKVVIYSLILEGICGTLFAIRWSFDMPMGQAIYYGYWHAISMFNNAGFDMFGEFRSLTGYVYDPLVNFTAMFLIIAGGIGFVVLSDLVEYRRTKKLSLHSKVVLLTTGLLIVFGALVIFVFEFSNPRTLGGLNWGGKILGSFFQSVTPRTAGANTVDIAGLRQATQFFIIILMFIGASPGSTGGGIKTTTFMIMIGAVVAMIRGREDIVFFRYRLLQERIFKALTITLLALLLIIAVTMVLSTTEDSSFLTILFETTSAFSTVGLSMGLTLKLTTIGKLLICFTMFAGRLGPITLAYALGQKKGKELYRYPEGKMIIG; encoded by the coding sequence ATGAATGTTCAATGGATGCGTCTATCACCACCCCGAATTCTGGTCCTAGGGTTCGCGGGTATTATATTGCTCGGGACACTTCTGTTGATGTTCCCGGCATCCAGTCGAAGCGGGGTCAGCCTTCCTTTTATTGACGCACTCTTTACTGCGACTTCCGCAGTCTGTGTAACGGGACTGGTTGTAGTGGATACGGGTACTCATTTTTCGACGTTGGGTCAGATCATCATTGCAATCCTGATTCAAATTGGCGGCCTTGGCTTTATGACGATGTCGACACTGGTGGCGATTGCATTCAAACGGCGGATCTCACTGCGTGAGCGGTTGATTTTGCAGGAAGCGATGAACCAGAGTACGATGGAGGGGATTGTCCGCCTTATTCGCAAGGTTGTGATCTACTCGCTCATATTGGAAGGCATATGTGGCACGTTATTCGCCATTCGCTGGTCGTTCGATATGCCAATGGGGCAGGCCATTTATTATGGATATTGGCATGCCATCTCCATGTTCAACAATGCCGGGTTCGATATGTTCGGAGAATTCCGCAGCTTAACGGGGTATGTGTATGATCCGCTTGTGAATTTTACAGCCATGTTCCTGATTATTGCAGGGGGTATCGGTTTTGTCGTTCTGTCTGATCTGGTGGAGTATCGGAGGACAAAGAAGCTGTCGCTGCATTCCAAAGTGGTATTGCTGACAACAGGATTGTTAATCGTATTTGGAGCACTGGTTATTTTTGTATTTGAATTCAGTAATCCCCGGACACTTGGTGGTTTGAACTGGGGTGGTAAAATTCTCGGTTCGTTCTTCCAGTCGGTCACGCCGCGGACGGCAGGTGCCAATACGGTTGATATTGCGGGCCTTAGGCAGGCGACGCAGTTTTTCATCATTATACTGATGTTTATCGGGGCCTCTCCGGGTTCCACGGGAGGCGGGATCAAAACGACCACCTTTATGATTATGATCGGGGCTGTTGTCGCGATGATTCGTGGGAGGGAAGATATTGTCTTTTTCAGGTACCGGCTCTTACAGGAACGGATTTTTAAAGCGTTGACGATTACGCTCCTCGCACTGTTGCTGATTATCGCGGTCACAATGGTGCTCAGTACAACAGAAGACAGCAGTTTTCTGACGATTTTATTTGAGACAACATCAGCTTTTAGTACGGTCGGTTTGTCTATGGGACTTACGCTGAAGCTGACCACGATCGGCAAGCTTTTGATCTGTTTCACCATGTTTGCAGGGCGTCTT